A stretch of the Filimonas lacunae genome encodes the following:
- a CDS encoding LemA family protein — protein MNTKNLALIVIGALILILGGCSCKGYNSMVNLDETVKGKWGNVQSEYQRRADLIPNLVNTVKGEANFEQTTLQNVIEARAKATQIRVDPADLTPEKVQQFQAAQGQLSQALGRLLMVTENYPTLRANEAFRGLQVQLEGTENRIKVSRNDFNDAVQSYNSVIRRFPNNIFAGMFGFQAKGYFQADAGSDKAPEVKF, from the coding sequence ATGAACACAAAGAATCTTGCATTGATAGTGATTGGCGCTCTGATACTTATATTGGGAGGATGCAGCTGTAAGGGGTACAATAGCATGGTAAACCTGGACGAAACTGTAAAAGGCAAGTGGGGTAATGTACAAAGTGAATATCAGCGCAGGGCCGATCTGATCCCTAACCTGGTGAATACTGTAAAAGGGGAAGCTAATTTTGAGCAGACAACTTTGCAGAATGTGATTGAAGCGCGTGCCAAAGCAACACAGATACGGGTAGACCCGGCCGATCTTACTCCTGAAAAAGTACAACAGTTTCAGGCTGCACAAGGTCAGTTATCACAGGCATTGGGCCGCTTGTTAATGGTTACCGAAAACTATCCTACCCTGCGCGCCAATGAGGCATTCCGTGGCTTACAGGTGCAACTGGAAGGTACAGAAAACCGTATCAAAGTATCCCGTAACGACTTTAACGATGCCGTACAGAGCTATAATTCTGTAATACGTCGTTTTCCTAATAACATATTTGCCGGCATGTTTGGATTCCAGGCCAAGGGCTATTTCCAGGCAGATGCAGGATCTGACAAAGCACCAGAAGTAAAATTCTAA
- a CDS encoding TPM domain-containing protein: MKKQLLYLVLLISISLNVFSQDVLPPPNPARLVVDNANVLSPEQKQILEEKLVALDDSTSNQICIVTIPSLNDYPIEDYAVKLFRSWGIGNKKTNNGVLILVSVQDHKIRIEVGYGLEGAIPDITAGSIIDNDMKPNFKAGDYYRGLDAATTSLSKAAAGEYKAPREKKQGKGKGGSGLSFIIILIIVIVIMAASGGGGGGGRGRGGSILPFLFLGGGGSNWGGGGGGFGGGGGGGFGGFGGGSSGGGGASGSW, encoded by the coding sequence ATGAAGAAACAGTTACTATACCTAGTACTGCTGATAAGCATTAGCCTGAATGTTTTTTCGCAGGATGTATTGCCACCTCCCAACCCTGCCCGGCTGGTGGTGGACAATGCCAATGTGCTTTCGCCCGAACAAAAACAAATTCTGGAAGAAAAACTGGTGGCGCTGGACGACAGCACCTCTAATCAGATTTGTATAGTTACCATTCCTTCCCTCAACGATTACCCCATTGAAGATTATGCGGTAAAGCTTTTCAGAAGCTGGGGTATTGGTAATAAAAAGACCAATAACGGCGTGCTGATACTGGTATCGGTGCAGGATCATAAAATTCGGATTGAGGTAGGATACGGTTTAGAGGGGGCTATACCTGATATTACAGCGGGTAGCATTATAGACAATGATATGAAGCCCAATTTTAAAGCGGGTGATTATTATCGTGGTTTAGATGCCGCCACTACTTCTTTAAGCAAAGCGGCAGCAGGAGAATACAAAGCTCCGCGTGAAAAAAAACAGGGCAAAGGTAAAGGTGGCTCAGGCCTTAGCTTCATCATCATTTTAATAATAGTGATCGTTATCATGGCTGCATCTGGTGGCGGTGGTGGTGGCGGCCGTGGCAGAGGCGGCAGCATTCTTCCTTTTCTGTTCCTCGGTGGCGGCGGAAGCAACTGGGGCGGTGGAGGTGGCGGCTTTGGCGGCGGCGGAGGTGGTGGTTTCGGCGGCTTCGGCGGCGGTAGCAGCGGTGGCGGCGGAGCCAGTGGAAGTTGGTAG
- a CDS encoding sulfotransferase family protein: MNNKVLVIAGMHRSGTSLITQWLQRCGLQIGDRLLGVGFDNVEGHFEDCDFVELHEKLLAENNLDSTGLVLDKKPAFSEKQKAEIAQLVHHKNQLYPAWAWKDPRTCLFLPEYKDIIPDAFYLVIVRDYKAVVSSLLSRMHKDAEMRYRQKGLFKRLLWNTIEKNSRKKLLLRKYGWKSLMACTVYNEQLLEHIQTLPGGKYILVDYAQLSRQDNEVFSTLQRQWQFPLRYIPFTDVYKENLISRQWDFLPHIKDKALIERAQASEENLRNAIKNANAF; encoded by the coding sequence ATGAACAATAAGGTGTTAGTAATAGCAGGGATGCACCGCTCGGGTACATCCTTAATTACGCAATGGTTACAAAGATGTGGTTTACAGATTGGCGACAGGCTTTTAGGTGTAGGGTTTGATAATGTAGAAGGACATTTTGAAGATTGTGACTTTGTAGAGTTGCATGAGAAATTGTTAGCTGAAAACAATCTTGATAGTACAGGGCTGGTGTTAGATAAAAAGCCTGCTTTTTCTGAAAAGCAAAAGGCAGAGATAGCGCAGCTGGTACATCATAAAAACCAGTTGTATCCGGCCTGGGCCTGGAAAGATCCCCGCACCTGTTTGTTTTTACCGGAGTATAAAGACATTATCCCTGATGCTTTTTACCTGGTGATTGTACGGGATTACAAAGCGGTGGTAAGCTCGCTGCTAAGCAGGATGCATAAAGACGCTGAAATGCGTTATCGGCAAAAAGGCCTGTTTAAAAGGTTGTTATGGAATACCATTGAAAAGAATAGCCGTAAAAAACTGCTACTGCGCAAGTATGGCTGGAAAAGTCTGATGGCCTGCACGGTGTATAACGAGCAGTTGCTGGAGCATATTCAAACCTTGCCTGGTGGAAAGTATATACTGGTGGATTATGCCCAGCTAAGCAGGCAGGACAATGAAGTGTTTAGTACACTGCAGCGGCAATGGCAATTCCCGCTGCGATATATTCCTTTTACCGATGTGTATAAAGAAAACCTGATTAGCAGGCAGTGGGATTTTCTGCCACATATAAAAGATAAGGCTTTGATTGAGCGCGCGCAGGCGTCGGAGGAAAACCTGAGAAACGCCATCAAAAACGCAAATGCTTTTTAA
- a CDS encoding TM2 domain-containing protein, whose amino-acid sequence MKKALLSLALACSISIFSFAAENTEATSNYYVNDSQVENMFATSADISEASPALLAEFDASGTYTAVAKKQKEAVFNVRSSDKNVAVALILNFFLGGLGVHRAYLGTETLTWVGYILTFCGIFGIVPLVDFIVLIVNIDDISEYEDNPKYFMW is encoded by the coding sequence ATGAAGAAAGCATTGCTTTCATTGGCACTAGCCTGTTCTATTTCGATCTTCTCTTTCGCAGCCGAAAACACAGAAGCCACTTCCAACTACTATGTAAATGACAGCCAGGTGGAAAACATGTTTGCTACCAGTGCTGACATCAGCGAAGCCAGCCCGGCACTGCTGGCTGAATTCGATGCTTCCGGAACTTACACCGCTGTAGCTAAAAAGCAAAAAGAGGCTGTGTTTAACGTACGTTCCAGCGACAAGAACGTAGCGGTAGCACTGATCCTGAACTTCTTTCTGGGTGGATTAGGTGTTCACCGTGCTTACCTGGGAACTGAAACCTTAACGTGGGTAGGTTACATCTTAACCTTCTGCGGTATCTTCGGTATCGTTCCTTTGGTTGACTTCATCGTCCTGATTGTAAACATTGATGACATCAGTGAATACGAGGACAATCCGAAGTACTTCATGTGGTAA
- a CDS encoding lipid A deacylase LpxR family protein encodes MSRYFQHWRCLLLVFSLFALHGQAQQYKHLLRGFDDNDGIDIRGMGSDEGYTNGTRIELLYQPRKQHSLLAPILPKAGDSSINTYGFGIMQVMYTPNDIKAFYPLPNDYAYAGGLYLAHTFHSANPYKRINLQSEIILGFMGPGSGAEGFQKFIHRTFGFITPRGWNTQMPTDLLFNYNFTVEKQVSNDNPWIDFSIGAQGMAGTMQNSLHLFPLLRFGKKSPYYEGLIQQYTPPTSDKKDWQLYGFIKPGVQLVFYNAFYQGGMLNKHSPFNTNQEPPFTYHHVTPQTVVGRLDFGAVASTGRWSIAASQSLRTSEVKNIRAHSVGTISVQLAW; translated from the coding sequence ATGAGCAGGTATTTCCAGCACTGGAGGTGTTTATTACTGGTCTTTTCTCTTTTTGCGCTACACGGCCAGGCGCAGCAATACAAACATCTTTTAAGAGGTTTTGACGACAATGACGGTATTGATATCCGGGGCATGGGCAGCGATGAAGGATATACCAACGGTACCCGTATCGAATTACTTTACCAACCCCGCAAGCAACACTCATTACTGGCGCCCATCCTCCCCAAAGCAGGCGACAGCAGCATTAACACCTACGGATTTGGCATTATGCAGGTAATGTATACACCTAACGACATTAAGGCTTTTTACCCCCTCCCTAACGATTATGCGTATGCCGGGGGCTTATACCTGGCCCACACCTTTCACTCGGCCAATCCTTATAAAAGAATAAACCTGCAAAGCGAAATTATACTGGGCTTTATGGGACCTGGCAGCGGTGCGGAAGGCTTTCAGAAATTCATACACCGCACCTTTGGCTTTATTACGCCCCGCGGCTGGAACACACAAATGCCCACCGACCTGTTGTTCAATTATAACTTTACGGTAGAAAAGCAGGTTTCGAACGACAACCCCTGGATTGACTTTTCTATAGGCGCCCAGGGTATGGCCGGCACCATGCAAAACAGCCTGCACCTGTTTCCTTTATTACGGTTTGGTAAAAAATCGCCGTATTACGAAGGACTGATTCAACAATACACTCCACCCACCAGCGATAAAAAAGACTGGCAATTGTATGGTTTTATAAAGCCAGGCGTGCAACTGGTATTCTACAATGCTTTTTACCAGGGCGGCATGTTAAACAAGCATTCTCCCTTCAACACCAATCAGGAACCGCCTTTTACCTATCACCATGTAACCCCGCAAACCGTGGTGGGCAGATTAGATTTTGGGGCAGTGGCTTCTACCGGCAGATGGTCTATAGCAGCGAGCCAAAGCCTGCGCACCAGTGAAGTAAAAAATATACGCGCCCACTCGGTAGGTACTATTTCGGTGCAACTGGCCTGGTAA
- a CDS encoding Kelch repeat-containing protein, translating into MKIPVLLFITVGAAISIASCRKSSDTPDTEEGNWVKRGQFDGPARTGAVSFVINDTAYVGTGYNYTKNTSYIVDSTGDILANADHYLKDFFKLNMPPVSTGNSQTGYTWTQVAAMPGNTHRAYGVGFSVNNVGYVGLGQTSNDILLKDFYAFDGYTWSKKKDFPGSARRDAVGFGLGMNGYITTGFDGANTQKDMYQYFPGDDHWEKITALSGEKRRGASVFVYKDKAYIFGGYSSLNAVTDMWAFDSLTLTWKVRNSIANESSDSYDDDYSDIVRQNASAFVIDNYGYVTNGHSSSEASLVRSTWRYDFENDRWTRRTPFEYVQRTYAVGFTVRNRGFVGAGQNGAIAYSASTYLEDFYEFIPSQTYDSHD; encoded by the coding sequence ATGAAAATCCCTGTATTACTATTCATTACGGTTGGCGCAGCTATATCTATTGCTTCATGCAGAAAAAGCTCAGATACTCCGGACACCGAAGAAGGCAACTGGGTAAAAAGAGGACAATTTGATGGTCCTGCCCGTACAGGCGCTGTATCGTTTGTAATCAATGACACAGCCTATGTAGGTACAGGCTATAACTATACTAAAAACACAAGTTATATAGTAGATTCAACTGGTGACATTTTAGCGAACGCAGATCATTATTTAAAAGACTTTTTTAAATTAAACATGCCCCCTGTAAGCACTGGCAATTCGCAAACCGGCTATACATGGACGCAGGTAGCAGCTATGCCCGGCAACACCCACCGCGCCTATGGTGTAGGATTTAGTGTAAACAACGTAGGTTATGTGGGATTGGGACAAACCTCTAACGATATATTATTAAAAGATTTTTATGCTTTTGACGGCTACACCTGGAGTAAAAAGAAGGACTTCCCGGGTTCTGCCCGCAGAGATGCGGTAGGTTTTGGCCTGGGCATGAATGGATACATTACTACCGGCTTCGATGGAGCCAATACACAAAAAGACATGTACCAGTATTTTCCGGGAGATGACCACTGGGAAAAGATCACTGCCTTGAGTGGTGAAAAACGGAGAGGCGCTTCTGTATTTGTGTACAAAGACAAGGCTTATATATTCGGCGGCTATAGCAGCTTAAATGCCGTTACTGACATGTGGGCGTTTGACAGCTTAACACTCACCTGGAAAGTACGTAATAGTATTGCAAACGAATCGAGCGACAGCTATGACGATGACTATTCAGACATTGTACGCCAGAACGCTTCTGCCTTTGTAATAGACAACTATGGCTATGTTACCAACGGACACTCTTCATCCGAAGCCAGCCTGGTAAGAAGCACCTGGCGCTACGATTTTGAAAATGACAGATGGACAAGACGCACGCCTTTCGAATATGTGCAAAGAACCTATGCCGTTGGATTTACCGTAAGAAACAGGGGTTTTGTAGGTGCAGGACAAAACGGTGCCATCGCTTACAGCGCCAGCACCTACCTGGAAGATTTTTATGAATTCATCCCTTCTCAAACCTACGATTCACACGACTAA
- a CDS encoding TPM domain-containing protein, translating into MFGIFSKKPAQFFTASEQEKIVQAIKTAELQTSGEVRVFIESKCRFVDPIDRAKEMFARLEMEKTELRNGVLVYVAVKSRQLAIYADEAIYQKAGTAFWQEEVLKMLRHFNKENYAEGIASVVLEIGEVLKYHFPYNAATDVNELPDDIVFGK; encoded by the coding sequence ATGTTTGGAATATTCAGTAAAAAGCCCGCACAATTCTTTACTGCCAGCGAGCAGGAAAAGATTGTGCAGGCCATTAAAACAGCCGAACTGCAAACCAGCGGCGAAGTGCGGGTATTTATAGAAAGCAAATGCCGTTTTGTAGATCCTATTGACAGGGCTAAAGAAATGTTTGCCCGGTTAGAAATGGAAAAAACAGAACTACGTAATGGCGTGCTGGTATATGTGGCCGTAAAATCGCGGCAGCTGGCTATTTATGCAGACGAAGCTATTTATCAAAAAGCAGGTACAGCGTTCTGGCAGGAAGAAGTACTTAAAATGCTGCGGCATTTTAACAAAGAAAATTATGCAGAAGGTATAGCATCGGTAGTGCTGGAAATAGGAGAGGTGTTGAAATACCATTTTCCTTATAATGCTGCTACGGATGTAAATGAACTGCCAGACGATATTGTATTTGGAAAATAA
- the gap gene encoding type I glyceraldehyde-3-phosphate dehydrogenase has translation MSTVKVAINGFGRIGRLAFRQIYNMEGIEVVAINDLTSPKVLAHLLKYDSAQGRFDANVTYSDNSITVNGEEIKIYAQKNPAEIGWKQHNVDVVLECTGFFTDKEKAEAHLAAGAKRVVISAPATGEMKTVVFNVNHNILDGSETVISCASCTTNCLAPMAQVLEEKFGIVAGTMTTIHAYTNDQNTQDAPHPKGDLRRARAAAQNIVPNSTGAAKAIGLVLPALKGKLDGSAQRVPTLTGSLTELVTVLGKKVTAEEINAAMKAASNESFGYTEDEIVSSDIIGISYGSLYDGTQTKVISAGDVQLVKTVSWYDNEMSYVSQLVRTVKYFAGLISK, from the coding sequence ATGAGCACAGTAAAAGTAGCGATCAATGGATTTGGACGTATCGGTCGCCTGGCATTCCGCCAGATTTATAACATGGAAGGAATTGAAGTAGTGGCTATTAATGACTTAACCAGCCCTAAAGTACTGGCGCATCTGCTGAAGTACGATAGCGCTCAGGGTCGCTTTGATGCAAATGTTACTTATTCTGACAACTCTATTACTGTTAACGGTGAAGAGATTAAAATATACGCCCAGAAGAATCCTGCTGAAATTGGTTGGAAACAACACAATGTAGACGTGGTACTGGAATGTACAGGTTTCTTCACTGATAAAGAAAAAGCAGAAGCCCACCTGGCTGCTGGTGCTAAGCGTGTAGTAATTTCTGCACCTGCTACCGGCGAAATGAAAACTGTTGTTTTCAACGTAAACCACAACATCCTGGACGGTAGCGAAACTGTAATCAGCTGCGCTTCCTGTACTACCAACTGTCTGGCACCAATGGCACAGGTTCTGGAAGAAAAATTCGGTATCGTTGCTGGTACTATGACTACCATCCACGCTTATACTAACGACCAGAACACACAGGATGCTCCACATCCAAAAGGCGATCTGCGTCGTGCAAGAGCTGCTGCTCAAAACATTGTGCCTAACAGCACTGGTGCTGCTAAAGCCATCGGCCTGGTATTACCTGCACTGAAAGGTAAACTGGACGGTAGCGCTCAACGTGTACCAACCTTAACGGGTTCTTTAACTGAACTGGTTACTGTGTTAGGTAAAAAAGTTACTGCTGAAGAAATCAACGCTGCAATGAAAGCCGCTTCTAACGAAAGCTTCGGTTATACTGAAGACGAAATCGTAAGCAGCGATATCATCGGTATCAGCTACGGTTCTTTATACGATGGTACGCAAACCAAAGTAATCAGCGCTGGTGATGTTCAACTGGTTAAAACTGTAAGCTGGTACGATAACGAAATGAGCTACGTAAGTCAGCTGGTTCGTACTGTAAAATACTTTGCAGGTTTAATTAGCAAATAA
- a CDS encoding phosphoglycerate kinase, translating to MSKFSEYNFAGKKALVRVDFNVPIKGGKITDDTRIKAALPTIQKIVKDGGSVILMSHWGRPIKDMEKKPELTKADFSLSRIVSHLSQLLGTEVLFADDCISEAAQQQAAGLQPGQVLLLENLRYYKEEEKGDKGFAEKLSKLGDVYVNDAFGTAHRAHASTAVIADFFAAGQKLFGLLMEAEVNSAEKVLHQSEKPFVAIIGGAKVSDKILIIENLLERATDIIIGGGMAYTFMKAQGGKIGNSLCEDDRLETANELLKKAEAKGVRIHLPADSIIADKFDANAQTSSSTSDNIPDGWMGLDIGAMAADQFANVIKNSKTILWNGPMGVFEMEKFQKGTKTIATAVAEATQAGSFSLVGGGDSVAAVNQFGFADKVSYVSTGGGALLEYFEGKELPGIAAIK from the coding sequence ATGAGCAAATTCTCCGAATACAACTTTGCAGGCAAGAAAGCCCTGGTAAGGGTTGATTTTAACGTACCTATTAAAGGGGGTAAAATAACCGACGATACCCGTATCAAAGCCGCGTTACCTACCATTCAGAAAATAGTAAAAGACGGTGGCAGTGTTATCTTAATGAGCCACTGGGGCCGTCCTATTAAAGACATGGAAAAGAAGCCTGAATTAACGAAGGCCGATTTTTCATTAAGTCGTATTGTAAGTCATTTGTCGCAACTGCTGGGTACTGAGGTGCTTTTTGCAGATGATTGCATCAGCGAGGCTGCTCAGCAACAAGCTGCTGGTTTACAGCCAGGCCAGGTGTTATTGCTGGAAAACCTGCGTTACTACAAAGAAGAAGAAAAAGGCGATAAAGGTTTTGCTGAAAAACTGAGCAAACTGGGTGATGTGTACGTGAACGATGCGTTCGGTACTGCACACAGGGCGCATGCTTCTACAGCGGTGATTGCCGACTTCTTTGCTGCCGGACAAAAACTGTTTGGTTTGCTGATGGAAGCCGAAGTGAACAGTGCTGAAAAAGTACTGCACCAGTCTGAAAAGCCTTTCGTAGCTATTATCGGAGGCGCGAAAGTATCTGATAAGATCCTGATTATCGAAAACCTGCTGGAGCGTGCTACAGATATCATCATTGGTGGTGGTATGGCATACACTTTCATGAAAGCCCAGGGGGGTAAAATTGGTAATTCTCTGTGCGAAGACGATCGCCTGGAAACTGCCAACGAACTGCTGAAGAAAGCAGAAGCCAAAGGCGTGCGTATTCACCTGCCTGCTGATTCTATCATTGCAGACAAGTTTGATGCAAACGCACAAACCTCTTCTTCTACCAGCGATAACATTCCTGATGGCTGGATGGGACTGGATATTGGGGCTATGGCTGCCGACCAGTTTGCCAACGTAATTAAAAATTCCAAAACCATTTTATGGAACGGTCCTATGGGCGTTTTTGAAATGGAAAAATTCCAGAAAGGAACCAAAACCATTGCTACTGCAGTGGCCGAAGCTACACAAGCCGGTTCTTTCTCCCTGGTAGGTGGTGGTGATAGCGTTGCCGCTGTTAACCAGTTTGGATTTGCTGATAAAGTAAGTTATGTATCTACCGGTGGTGGTGCATTACTGGAATATTTTGAAGGAAAAGAGTTACCAGGTATTGCTGCCATTAAATAA
- a CDS encoding response regulator transcription factor: MKDYNHSGLFTKNNLGRVPETDRFLQQDYLESVKAFARLTYESIYVINYEDMTFEYVSENPLFLCGYAPEEVLNMGYEFYFKNVPEADLEMLTLINDAGFEFFKKLPGDEKKQYSITYDFHLRNKDDRQILINHKLTPLFLTSEGKLWKAMCIVSISHHKSAGNICIYKDGTDDVWKLELKNTVWSKSEKPKLTEREIEVLQLHAQGLTINEIAEKLFVVPDTVKYYRRRIFERLQVESMTEALSYAVSNKII, encoded by the coding sequence ATGAAGGATTATAATCATTCCGGCCTGTTTACTAAGAATAACTTAGGGCGTGTTCCGGAAACAGACCGTTTTCTACAGCAGGATTACCTGGAGTCTGTAAAAGCCTTTGCAAGACTAACCTATGAAAGTATATATGTGATCAATTATGAGGATATGACTTTTGAGTATGTTTCGGAAAATCCATTATTCCTATGTGGTTATGCTCCCGAAGAAGTGCTGAACATGGGATATGAATTCTATTTTAAAAATGTTCCGGAAGCTGACCTGGAAATGTTAACCCTGATAAATGATGCGGGATTTGAGTTTTTTAAGAAATTGCCCGGTGATGAGAAGAAGCAATATAGTATCACTTATGATTTTCATTTGAGGAATAAAGATGACAGGCAAATTCTTATTAATCATAAACTTACCCCCTTGTTTTTAACAAGCGAGGGGAAGTTGTGGAAGGCTATGTGTATTGTTTCTATTTCGCACCATAAGAGTGCCGGCAATATTTGTATATATAAAGACGGTACTGACGACGTGTGGAAATTGGAATTGAAAAATACGGTTTGGAGCAAATCAGAAAAGCCCAAGCTCACGGAAAGGGAAATAGAAGTGCTTCAGTTGCATGCACAAGGGTTAACGATCAATGAAATTGCAGAGAAGTTATTTGTTGTTCCCGACACAGTGAAATATTACAGAAGAAGGATTTTTGAGCGCTTACAGGTAGAGAGTATGACAGAAGCGCTTTCTTATGCTGTAAGTAACAAGATTATCTGA
- the yidD gene encoding membrane protein insertion efficiency factor YidD, with product MLKFNVSKPLPLFSKWIALVLLVSVTSIAHTQTASDIMLVKQTSFYTPERYYKRAGNNDSILQTQHKNVIAAWNPFALAMKGSMFIYQHVLTQQLSRKCPYEISCSNYSKHAIHEFGLIKGMFVSADRLLRCNRLSASDISPLDIDLRTGAITDDLNKYR from the coding sequence ATGCTAAAATTCAACGTTTCTAAACCTTTGCCTTTGTTCAGTAAATGGATTGCATTGGTGTTATTGGTAAGTGTTACTTCCATAGCACATACACAAACAGCCAGTGATATTATGCTGGTAAAGCAAACGAGCTTTTATACACCCGAGCGCTATTACAAACGCGCAGGCAACAACGATAGTATATTGCAAACCCAACATAAAAATGTAATAGCAGCCTGGAACCCATTTGCCCTGGCTATGAAGGGCAGTATGTTTATATACCAGCATGTGCTTACACAACAGTTGTCACGCAAATGTCCTTACGAAATATCCTGCTCTAACTATAGCAAACATGCTATACATGAGTTTGGATTGATAAAAGGAATGTTTGTTTCGGCAGACCGATTATTACGTTGCAACCGTTTAAGTGCGTCGGATATATCTCCGCTGGATATTGATCTCCGCACAGGCGCTATTACGGATGATTTAAACAAGTATCGATAA
- the cysC gene encoding adenylyl-sulfate kinase, which produces MIVQLCGLSGAGKTTLAKSVKSKLLLHGVNTEIVDGDVYREVLCKDLGFSKEDRIENIRRLGFVASRLSANGVVVIISAINPYEEARSEMTRLYRNVKTVHIDCAINELIQRDTKGLYKKALLPDGHPEKLNNLTGINDRFDIPENPDLRLNTGMQTQDVCASELFHFISTQLAADTFYFKKQLAQRYS; this is translated from the coding sequence ATGATAGTACAATTGTGTGGATTATCCGGTGCAGGTAAAACAACACTTGCTAAAAGTGTGAAATCAAAACTGCTGCTGCATGGCGTTAATACCGAGATAGTAGATGGCGATGTGTATAGAGAGGTGTTATGTAAAGACCTGGGCTTTTCTAAAGAAGATCGTATCGAGAATATCCGGAGGTTAGGCTTTGTAGCAAGCAGGTTGTCGGCGAACGGAGTAGTGGTTATTATCAGCGCTATTAACCCATACGAAGAAGCCCGCAGTGAAATGACCCGCTTGTACCGGAATGTAAAAACTGTACACATTGATTGTGCTATTAACGAGCTGATACAGCGCGACACAAAAGGTTTATATAAAAAAGCTTTACTGCCCGACGGACATCCGGAAAAACTGAATAATCTTACCGGCATTAACGACCGGTTTGATATTCCTGAAAACCCCGATCTGCGTTTGAATACTGGTATGCAAACGCAGGATGTATGTGCGTCTGAATTGTTTCATTTCATCTCTACCCAGTTGGCAGCAGATACATTCTACTTTAAAAAGCAACTGGCTCAACGTTACAGCTAA
- a CDS encoding DUF3667 domain-containing protein encodes MLTETATCKNCNTTINQPFCGNCGQPMHIKRVDKHYILHEIWHILHFEKGIFYTIKELLTKPGQNIKTFITENRSRLVKPIIFIIVTSLIYTLINGAFHIEKEYVHSHGAQHSATETIFAWVQHHYGYANIIMGLHIAFWLKFFFPKHDYNFFEILILLCFVMGIGMLIFSIFALLQGLMKLNLITIASIAGVLYCTWAIGQFFHPKKASSYIKALASYMLGMLTFYVSLLALGFLIDILQKH; translated from the coding sequence ATGCTTACTGAGACAGCGACTTGCAAAAACTGCAACACAACAATTAACCAGCCTTTTTGCGGCAACTGCGGGCAACCTATGCACATAAAACGAGTAGACAAACACTATATCCTGCACGAAATATGGCATATTCTACATTTTGAAAAAGGCATATTCTATACCATAAAGGAATTACTGACCAAACCCGGTCAAAACATAAAAACATTCATTACAGAGAACAGAAGCAGGCTTGTAAAGCCTATTATATTTATCATAGTAACCTCATTGATATACACATTGATTAATGGTGCATTCCACATTGAAAAAGAGTATGTTCATTCTCATGGAGCGCAACATTCTGCTACTGAAACAATTTTCGCCTGGGTTCAACACCATTATGGCTATGCCAACATTATCATGGGGCTACATATCGCCTTTTGGCTCAAATTTTTTTTCCCAAAGCATGATTATAACTTTTTTGAAATATTAATCTTACTCTGCTTCGTAATGGGAATAGGTATGTTGATCTTTTCAATTTTTGCACTATTGCAAGGATTAATGAAACTAAACCTGATAACAATAGCAAGTATAGCAGGTGTACTCTATTGCACATGGGCAATCGGACAATTTTTCCACCCAAAGAAAGCATCAAGCTATATAAAGGCATTGGCTTCCTATATGCTGGGAATGCTTACTTTTTATGTTTCATTACTTGCTTTAGGTTTTTTGATAGACATTTTACAAAAGCACTAA